The following coding sequences lie in one Pseudomonas marvdashtae genomic window:
- a CDS encoding LacI family DNA-binding transcriptional regulator — MTAPKNDKNTRTTGRPTLNEVARLAGVSPITASRALRGVSTVAAELVDKVRQAALELNYVVNPAARALASAQSHSVVVLVPSLSNLLFIDTLEAIHRVLRPKGFEVVIGNYHYSRDEEEDLLRNYMAYQPRGLLLTGFDRTESARRMIEASNIPCVYMMELDPGAGLNCVGFSQLKAGETAAEHLISRGRKRLAYIGAQLDQRTLLRGEGFRRALQKAELYDPDLEILTPRPSSVGLGAELFLQLLASHPDVDAIFFGNDDLAHGALLEALRCGIKVPEQVSILGFNDLPASAHMVPRLSSISTPREAIGRRAAEQMLTLMAGNRITQPVVDLGFELKVREST; from the coding sequence ATGACCGCCCCTAAAAACGATAAGAATACTCGCACCACCGGTCGCCCCACGCTCAACGAAGTCGCACGCCTGGCCGGTGTCAGTCCGATCACCGCCTCCCGTGCCCTGCGTGGCGTCAGCACCGTGGCCGCCGAATTGGTGGACAAGGTCCGCCAGGCCGCCCTGGAACTCAACTACGTCGTCAACCCCGCCGCCCGCGCACTGGCCTCGGCCCAGAGCCATTCGGTGGTGGTGCTGGTGCCGTCGTTGTCCAACCTCCTGTTCATTGACACCCTGGAAGCCATTCATCGCGTGCTGCGGCCCAAAGGCTTCGAAGTGGTGATTGGCAACTACCACTATTCCCGGGATGAAGAAGAAGACCTGCTGCGCAATTACATGGCGTACCAGCCTCGAGGCTTGCTGCTGACCGGATTCGACCGTACCGAAAGCGCCCGGCGCATGATCGAGGCCAGCAATATTCCTTGCGTGTACATGATGGAATTGGACCCAGGCGCCGGCCTGAACTGCGTCGGTTTTTCCCAGCTCAAGGCCGGCGAGACCGCCGCCGAGCATCTGATTTCCCGAGGTCGCAAGCGCCTGGCCTATATCGGCGCCCAGCTGGACCAACGCACGCTGCTGCGCGGCGAGGGTTTCCGCCGTGCGCTGCAGAAAGCCGAACTCTACGACCCGGACCTGGAAATACTGACGCCGCGTCCGTCGTCGGTGGGCTTGGGCGCAGAACTGTTCCTGCAATTGCTCGCCAGCCACCCGGACGTCGATGCGATTTTCTTCGGTAACGACGATCTGGCCCACGGCGCCCTGCTCGAGGCGTTGCGCTGTGGCATCAAGGTCCCCGAACAGGTATCGATCCTGGGCTTCAACGATCTGCCCGCCTCGGCCCATATGGTGCCGCGCTTGAGCAGCATCAGCACTCCAAGGGAAGCGATTGGCCGCCGCGCCGCTGAACAGATGCTCACCTTGATGGCTGGCAATCGTATTACCCAGCCGGTGGTTGACCTGGGATTCGAACTCAAGGTTCGCGAAAGTACCTGA
- the alaC gene encoding alanine transaminase, which translates to MAEQGSPRRFARIDRLPPYVFNITAELKMAARRRGEDIIDLSMGNPDGATPPHIVEKLVTVAQREDTHGYSTSKGIPRLRRAISRWYKDRYEVDIDPETEAIVTIGSKEGLAHLMLATLDQGDTVLVPNPSYPIHIYGAVIAGAQVRSVPLVPGVDFFDELERAIRGSIPKPKMMILGFPSNPTAQCVELDFFERVIALAKQYDVLVIHDLAYADIVYDGWKAPSIMQVPGAKDIAVEFFTLSKSYNMAGWRIGFMVGNPELVNALARIKSYHDYGTFTPLQVAAIAALEGDQQCVRDIAEQYRQRRNVLVKGLHELGWMVEIPKASMYVWAKIPEAYAHLGSLEFAKKLLAEAKVCVSPGVGFGEYGDDHVRFALIENQDRIRQAVRGIRGMFRADGLAGKQA; encoded by the coding sequence ATGGCCGAACAAGGTTCGCCGCGCCGCTTTGCGCGCATCGATCGACTCCCCCCGTATGTATTCAATATCACTGCCGAGCTGAAGATGGCTGCGCGTCGGCGCGGCGAAGACATCATCGACTTGAGCATGGGTAACCCCGACGGCGCCACGCCCCCGCACATCGTGGAAAAACTGGTCACGGTCGCCCAGCGTGAAGACACCCACGGCTACTCCACCTCCAAAGGCATCCCGCGCCTGCGCCGCGCCATTTCGCGCTGGTACAAGGACCGCTACGAGGTGGACATCGACCCGGAAACCGAAGCCATCGTCACCATCGGTTCCAAGGAAGGCTTGGCGCACTTGATGCTGGCGACCCTGGACCAGGGCGACACGGTGCTGGTGCCCAACCCCAGTTATCCGATCCACATCTACGGCGCAGTGATCGCCGGCGCCCAGGTGCGTTCGGTGCCGCTGGTGCCTGGCGTGGATTTCTTCGACGAACTGGAGCGGGCCATTCGCGGCTCGATTCCCAAGCCGAAGATGATGATCCTGGGCTTCCCATCCAACCCGACCGCGCAGTGCGTGGAGCTGGATTTCTTCGAGCGGGTCATCGCCCTGGCCAAGCAATACGACGTGCTGGTGATCCACGACCTGGCCTACGCCGACATCGTCTATGACGGCTGGAAAGCCCCTTCGATCATGCAGGTGCCGGGTGCGAAAGACATTGCGGTGGAGTTCTTCACCCTGTCCAAGAGCTACAACATGGCCGGCTGGCGCATCGGCTTCATGGTCGGCAACCCGGAACTGGTCAACGCCCTGGCTCGGATCAAGAGTTACCACGACTACGGCACCTTCACCCCGCTTCAAGTTGCCGCCATCGCCGCCCTTGAAGGTGATCAGCAATGCGTGCGCGACATCGCCGAGCAGTACCGCCAGCGCCGTAATGTGCTGGTCAAGGGCCTGCATGAGCTGGGCTGGATGGTGGAAATCCCCAAGGCGTCGATGTACGTCTGGGCCAAGATCCCCGAGGCCTATGCCCACCTCGGCTCGCTGGAATTCGCCAAGAAGCTGTTGGCCGAGGCCAAGGTTTGCGTCTCGCCGGGGGTGGGGTTCGGGGAATATGGGGATGATCACGTGCGCTTTGCGCTGATCGAAAACCAGGACCGGATTCGCCAGGCGGTGCGCGGGATCCGTGGGATGTTCCGGGCGGATGGCTTGGCTGGCAAACAAGCCTGA
- a CDS encoding LysE family translocator, with protein MEFSSGFLLSLSLCLDIGVANIAMITLAMQRGYFQGFALGLGTCVGDLVYAVLALAGMTVLLQYETVRWVLWIGGSVLLLYFAAKMVHSAIYHNALLAEAGEVRGNSPRQEFFRGIFLAMSSPSAILWFAAVGGTLIARSGGGTMLSSALFLGGFLCAGLLWSAGLCLAATQGGKLLGDKLLRYSYWASAAIFCYFAVYVIVSGYNEFVGKTAAVVLPGL; from the coding sequence ATGGAATTTTCCAGCGGCTTCCTGCTGAGTCTTTCGCTGTGCCTGGACATCGGCGTCGCCAATATCGCGATGATCACCCTGGCGATGCAGCGCGGCTATTTCCAGGGGTTTGCCCTGGGCCTGGGCACCTGCGTGGGGGATCTGGTCTACGCGGTCCTGGCATTGGCGGGCATGACCGTGCTGCTGCAATACGAAACGGTGCGCTGGGTCCTGTGGATCGGCGGCTCGGTGCTGCTGTTGTATTTCGCCGCGAAAATGGTGCATTCGGCGATCTATCACAACGCGTTGCTGGCCGAGGCCGGCGAGGTCCGGGGCAACTCGCCACGCCAGGAGTTTTTCCGCGGGATCTTCCTGGCCATGTCATCCCCCAGCGCCATCCTCTGGTTTGCCGCGGTGGGCGGGACGCTCATCGCCCGCTCCGGGGGTGGAACGATGCTCAGTTCGGCGCTGTTCCTGGGCGGATTTCTCTGCGCCGGGCTGCTGTGGAGCGCGGGCTTGTGCCTGGCGGCGACCCAAGGTGGCAAATTGTTGGGCGACAAGTTGCTGCGCTACTCCTATTGGGCATCCGCGGCGATCTTCTGCTATTTCGCGGTCTATGTGATCGTTTCTGGTTACAACGAGTTTGTAGGAAAAACCGCCGCAGTCGTCCTGCCTGGACTTTGA
- a CDS encoding YybH family protein, protein MNTQATESEIQTLIDTYRQAVMAKDVEKVMALYDDNIVSFDAIQALQFKGKVAYRAHWEACMEMCPGPHKFDFHQVQITPAENIAFAHWLAYCGGTNDKGEEQACWMRVTACYKRTAGAWKIVHEHWSAPFDPMAGTAIFDSQP, encoded by the coding sequence ATGAATACCCAAGCTACCGAAAGCGAAATCCAGACGCTGATCGACACCTATCGCCAGGCGGTCATGGCCAAGGACGTGGAAAAGGTCATGGCACTCTATGACGACAACATCGTCTCGTTCGACGCCATCCAGGCCCTGCAATTCAAGGGCAAGGTCGCCTACCGGGCCCATTGGGAGGCGTGCATGGAAATGTGCCCCGGCCCGCACAAGTTCGATTTCCATCAGGTCCAGATCACGCCGGCCGAGAACATCGCGTTCGCCCATTGGCTGGCCTATTGCGGCGGCACCAACGACAAAGGCGAAGAGCAGGCATGCTGGATGCGCGTGACAGCTTGCTACAAGCGTACGGCCGGCGCGTGGAAGATCGTCCATGAACATTGGTCGGCGCCATTCGACCCGATGGCGGGTACGGCGATATTCGACTCGCAGCCCTGA
- a CDS encoding YihY/virulence factor BrkB family protein, whose translation MMFSALKGLPLHRVMIRTVNEFLDDEMSTYASALAYQMLFSLFPFILFLIALIGFLHLPDFFSWLRLQSELVLPPQALEQVNPVIDQLQQSKGGLLSIGIVIALWTASAGVRLMMSAMNAAYDVVEGRPAWKRFPLSIFYTIGIAGMLLAAAALMVLGPQVMGWIAAQVGLEEFIVTVWTLVRWPIIVFLLMVAVALIYYVMPDVKQEFRFITPGSVLAVVVWIIASLGFAFYVKTFADYNAMYGSIGAIIVLLLYFYISSAVLLLGAEMNAVIEHMSAEGKDKGEKHPDEHSEKQHVSGLGRDHSIPLTHTDEARP comes from the coding sequence ATGATGTTCTCGGCCTTGAAAGGCTTACCCCTGCACCGCGTGATGATACGCACGGTGAATGAATTTCTCGACGACGAGATGTCGACGTACGCCTCCGCTCTGGCTTACCAGATGCTGTTTTCGCTGTTCCCCTTCATTCTGTTTCTGATCGCGCTGATCGGTTTCCTGCACCTGCCGGACTTCTTCTCCTGGTTGCGCCTGCAATCGGAGCTGGTGCTTCCGCCCCAGGCCCTGGAACAGGTCAATCCGGTGATCGACCAGCTCCAGCAATCCAAGGGCGGATTGCTTTCGATCGGTATCGTGATCGCGTTGTGGACTGCCTCGGCCGGTGTGCGGCTGATGATGAGCGCGATGAACGCAGCCTACGATGTGGTCGAGGGGCGTCCGGCCTGGAAGCGCTTCCCGCTGTCGATTTTCTACACCATCGGCATCGCGGGCATGTTGCTGGCCGCCGCGGCACTGATGGTGCTGGGGCCGCAGGTGATGGGCTGGATTGCCGCCCAGGTCGGGCTGGAGGAGTTTATCGTCACCGTCTGGACCCTCGTGCGCTGGCCGATCATCGTCTTTCTGCTGATGGTGGCCGTGGCGCTGATCTATTACGTGATGCCCGACGTCAAGCAGGAGTTTCGCTTCATCACGCCAGGCTCGGTGTTGGCCGTGGTGGTCTGGATCATCGCTTCCCTGGGCTTCGCGTTCTACGTCAAGACCTTCGCCGACTACAACGCCATGTATGGCAGTATCGGCGCGATCATCGTCTTGTTGCTGTATTTCTATATTTCTTCAGCGGTGCTGTTACTCGGTGCGGAGATGAATGCAGTGATCGAGCACATGTCCGCCGAGGGCAAGGACAAAGGCGAAAAACACCCAGACGAGCATAGCGAAAAACAGCATGTGTCCGGTCTTGGTCGCGACCATTCCATCCCTCTCACTCATACTGACGAAGCCCGACCATGA
- a CDS encoding GNAT family N-acetyltransferase yields the protein MTAQLVPYEDLTPTQQQQVEAIEIHPDQIKFSGDIHGALHTLLSRPGPGVKGFALLAGDVPVAFLLLKRPPVLPAWADEHSATLHALQVDFRAQGKGYGKACLQALPTVARSAWPEINGLELSVDADNEAAIGLYTRLGWVDSGEAYKGRIGYERRMRLVFDQTDPSLSSV from the coding sequence GTGACCGCTCAGCTCGTACCCTATGAAGACCTGACCCCGACGCAACAGCAACAGGTCGAAGCCATCGAAATCCACCCTGACCAGATCAAGTTTTCCGGCGATATCCACGGTGCACTGCATACGCTGCTGTCCAGGCCCGGGCCGGGTGTAAAGGGTTTCGCATTGCTGGCTGGCGATGTGCCCGTCGCGTTCTTGCTGCTCAAGCGCCCGCCCGTGCTGCCCGCGTGGGCCGATGAACACAGCGCCACCCTGCATGCCTTGCAGGTCGACTTCCGAGCCCAGGGCAAGGGATACGGCAAGGCCTGCTTGCAGGCATTGCCGACGGTGGCGCGCTCGGCGTGGCCGGAAATAAATGGACTGGAGCTGTCAGTCGACGCCGACAATGAAGCAGCGATTGGCCTGTACACGCGACTGGGCTGGGTCGACAGCGGCGAGGCCTATAAAGGCCGTATCGGTTATGAACGGCGGATGCGGCTGGTGTTTGACCAGACGGATCCATCGCTCAGCTCGGTTTGA
- the def gene encoding peptide deformylase, producing the protein MIREILKMGDERLLRIAPPVPEEMFDTPELWQLIDDMFQTMESVGGVGLAAPQIGVDLQLVIFGFEHSERYPDAEAVPQTILINPLITPLSPLMEEGYEGCLSVPGLRGAVDRYQHIRYEGFDPKGEAIVRTASGFHARVVQHECDHLIGRLYPSRITDFSKFGFTEVMFPDLDPAADD; encoded by the coding sequence ATGATCCGCGAAATCCTGAAGATGGGCGATGAACGCCTGCTGCGCATCGCGCCGCCGGTGCCGGAGGAGATGTTCGACACGCCCGAGTTGTGGCAACTGATCGATGACATGTTCCAGACCATGGAGAGCGTTGGGGGCGTAGGCCTGGCGGCGCCGCAAATCGGTGTCGACCTGCAATTGGTGATCTTCGGCTTCGAGCACAGCGAGCGTTATCCCGACGCCGAGGCCGTGCCGCAGACTATCTTGATCAACCCGCTGATCACGCCGCTGAGTCCGCTGATGGAAGAGGGTTACGAAGGCTGCCTGTCGGTACCGGGCCTGCGCGGTGCGGTGGATCGCTACCAGCACATCCGCTACGAAGGTTTCGACCCCAAGGGCGAAGCCATCGTGCGCACGGCTTCAGGTTTCCACGCCCGGGTGGTCCAGCACGAATGCGATCACCTGATAGGTCGCTTGTACCCATCGCGCATCACCGATTTCAGCAAGTTCGGATTTACTGAAGTGATGTTCCCGGACCTTGACCCAGCGGCCGACGATTGA
- a CDS encoding YciI family protein produces MKYLCLVYSNEQALHNSPDSPEDAECMAYAESIQGSGRMVAAEALESVQTATTVRMRGGKLSITDGPFAETKEQLAGFYLIDAKDLNEAIQVAGNIPAARVGCVEVRPVRQLNP; encoded by the coding sequence ATGAAGTATTTATGCCTGGTGTATAGCAACGAACAGGCCCTGCACAACTCGCCCGACAGCCCTGAGGACGCAGAGTGCATGGCTTATGCCGAGTCGATCCAGGGCAGCGGCCGGATGGTTGCCGCCGAAGCCCTGGAGTCGGTGCAGACCGCCACCACGGTGCGCATGCGCGGCGGCAAGCTGTCGATCACCGACGGCCCGTTCGCCGAAACCAAGGAGCAACTGGCGGGCTTCTACCTGATCGATGCCAAGGACCTCAACGAGGCCATCCAGGTCGCCGGCAACATACCGGCGGCCCGGGTCGGCTGCGTTGAAGTCCGGCCGGTCCGTCAACTCAATCCCTGA
- a CDS encoding RNA polymerase sigma factor: MPGEAVKARVEQVYRQDSRRILATLIRLLGDFDLAEEALHEAFFIAVERWERDGVPDNPRAWLVSAGRFKAIDSLRRRARFAASQPMLVAQLEELEQADWSGEDVEDDRLRLIFTCCHPALAADAQVPLTLREVCDLTTEEIARAFLAAPAAIAQRIVRAKAKIRDAKIPYQVPSRTELPERLDSVLRVIYLVFNEGYSASMGAELTREDLTREAIRLARLLMELLPEAEVMGLLALMLLHESRRRARSSVTGELILLDEQDRSLWDQGMIAEGCAMVEAALNTRRFGPYCLQAAIAAVHAEAPTAQETDWPQIVGLYDVLLRAMPSPVIELNRAAALAKRDGPQAGLSLVEGILARGELLDYHLAHSARAEFCRQLGRVEEARAAYGRALELTQQLPERRFIEARLAGLD, from the coding sequence ATGCCGGGCGAGGCGGTCAAGGCGCGGGTCGAGCAGGTTTATCGGCAGGACTCGCGGCGGATCCTGGCAACGCTGATTCGCTTGCTGGGCGACTTTGATCTTGCCGAAGAAGCCCTGCACGAAGCGTTCTTCATTGCGGTCGAGCGCTGGGAGCGCGACGGTGTGCCGGACAATCCGCGGGCGTGGCTCGTGTCCGCCGGACGTTTCAAGGCGATTGACAGCCTGCGCCGTCGGGCGCGCTTCGCGGCGTCCCAGCCGATGCTGGTTGCACAGCTCGAAGAGCTGGAGCAGGCCGATTGGAGTGGTGAGGACGTGGAAGACGATCGCCTTCGGCTGATTTTTACCTGTTGCCATCCGGCCCTGGCGGCTGATGCCCAGGTGCCGTTGACGCTGCGTGAAGTGTGCGACTTGACCACCGAAGAAATTGCCCGTGCCTTTCTCGCCGCGCCGGCGGCCATCGCCCAGCGCATCGTTCGGGCCAAGGCGAAGATTCGCGACGCGAAGATTCCCTATCAAGTGCCATCGCGCACCGAACTCCCGGAACGACTCGACAGTGTGTTACGGGTGATTTACCTGGTGTTCAACGAGGGGTATTCGGCCTCGATGGGCGCCGAATTGACCCGTGAAGATCTCACCCGCGAAGCCATACGCCTCGCGCGTTTGCTGATGGAGTTGTTGCCGGAAGCTGAAGTCATGGGGTTGTTGGCGCTGATGCTGTTGCACGAATCGCGACGCCGGGCACGAAGCTCGGTGACGGGTGAACTGATTCTGCTGGACGAGCAGGACCGATCCCTGTGGGATCAAGGGATGATCGCCGAAGGCTGTGCCATGGTGGAGGCCGCGCTCAACACCCGGCGGTTCGGACCCTATTGTCTGCAAGCAGCGATTGCCGCCGTGCACGCTGAAGCGCCCACCGCGCAAGAAACCGACTGGCCGCAGATCGTTGGCCTCTACGATGTGTTGTTGCGCGCGATGCCATCGCCAGTCATCGAGCTCAACCGCGCGGCTGCCCTGGCCAAGCGCGATGGGCCGCAGGCAGGGTTAAGTCTGGTCGAGGGGATACTCGCAAGGGGTGAGTTGCTCGACTATCACCTGGCCCATTCGGCGCGGGCGGAATTCTGTCGGCAGTTGGGGCGGGTGGAGGAGGCGAGGGCGGCTTATGGACGGGCGCTTGAACTGACGCAGCAATTGCCGGAGCGACGGTTTATCGAAGCCAGGTTGGCCGGGTTGGATTAA
- a CDS encoding gluconokinase codes for MNNPITALVIMGVAGCGKTCVSQALCQLSDATAIEGDTFHPAANIQKMSAGIPLNDDDRAGWLDSLCDELRRVDATGERPVLTCSALKHSYRERLRSALPGLGFVFLELTPEVAADRVSHRPGHFMPSTLIDSQFATLESPVGEPLTLALDASSHSVDELARQAYVWWLAHGLKLAG; via the coding sequence ATGAATAATCCAATCACCGCCCTGGTCATCATGGGCGTTGCCGGTTGCGGCAAAACTTGCGTCAGCCAGGCCCTGTGCCAACTGAGCGACGCCACCGCCATTGAAGGCGACACGTTCCACCCTGCGGCCAACATCCAGAAGATGAGCGCCGGTATTCCCTTGAACGATGACGACCGTGCCGGCTGGCTCGACAGCCTGTGCGACGAGTTGCGCCGTGTCGACGCCACGGGCGAGCGCCCAGTGCTGACCTGCTCGGCCCTCAAGCACAGTTATCGCGAGCGTCTGCGCAGCGCCTTGCCAGGCCTGGGCTTCGTATTCCTTGAATTGACTCCAGAAGTGGCCGCTGATCGGGTTTCCCATCGTCCCGGCCATTTCATGCCGTCGACCCTGATTGACAGCCAGTTCGCCACTCTTGAATCCCCTGTCGGCGAGCCCCTGACCCTGGCTCTGGATGCGTCCAGCCACAGCGTTGATGAACTGGCCCGCCAGGCTTACGTCTGGTGGTTGGCCCACGGTTTGAAGCTTGCCGGCTGA
- a CDS encoding GyrI-like domain-containing protein translates to METQKRVNAIEPRFEQGRFQLIAGFGARFTQDTAQDIPLLWEKFLPWLGKVPGQKDEVTYGVCCNPDGQGGFEYIAGVEISRLDDLPEQYRWIEIQPGPYAVFQHKGPLKSLPDTFQYIWKEWLPTSGHQAADEPEFERYSEDFNPRTGEGTLEIWIPLKPS, encoded by the coding sequence ATGGAAACACAAAAACGCGTTAACGCAATCGAGCCGCGCTTTGAACAGGGACGCTTTCAGCTCATCGCCGGTTTCGGCGCGCGTTTTACCCAGGACACCGCCCAGGACATCCCGCTGCTCTGGGAAAAATTCCTGCCTTGGCTCGGTAAGGTGCCAGGTCAGAAAGACGAAGTGACCTATGGAGTGTGTTGCAACCCGGACGGCCAGGGTGGCTTCGAATACATCGCCGGCGTGGAAATCAGTCGGCTCGACGACCTGCCGGAGCAATACCGCTGGATCGAAATCCAGCCCGGGCCCTATGCTGTGTTCCAGCACAAAGGGCCGCTGAAAAGCCTTCCGGACACCTTCCAATACATTTGGAAAGAATGGCTGCCAACGTCCGGCCACCAAGCGGCGGATGAGCCTGAGTTCGAGCGCTACAGCGAGGATTTCAATCCCAGGACCGGTGAAGGCACCCTGGAAATCTGGATACCCCTCAAACCGAGCTGA
- a CDS encoding GntP family permease, whose product MFGMSHETFLLLDAVVTVIGLIVLITKFKFHPFIALTIAAAFLGLTSGMPTGTIIKAFQDGFGGVLGFVGIILALGTMLGKMMAESGGADQIAQTLIRAFGKDKVQWAMMFAAFLVGIPLFFEIGFVLLIPLVFIVARRTGVSIIKIGIPLLAGLSAVHGLVPPHPGPLLAIGIFGADIGKTILYGLIVALPTAIIAGPIFGTFIAKHIPGHPNQELVDQLARETNAAELPSFSITLITVLSPVFLMLLKTFADVALPDGNLFRVWMDMIGHPISALLLALLLSLYTFGYKQGIGSSQMLKWLDASLAPTAAIILIIGAGGGFKQMLVTSGVGDVIGHMAVSAQISPILLAWLVAAVIRIATGSATVATITGAGIVVPVVGMMPGVNRELLVLATGAGSLILSHVNDAGFWLVKQYFNMTVAETFKTWTAMETILSVVALIFILLLSLVI is encoded by the coding sequence ATGTTCGGCATGTCCCACGAGACGTTCCTACTGCTTGATGCAGTGGTCACGGTGATCGGACTCATCGTCCTTATCACCAAGTTCAAATTCCACCCGTTCATCGCACTGACCATCGCCGCCGCGTTCCTCGGCCTGACGTCGGGCATGCCGACCGGCACCATCATCAAGGCGTTCCAGGACGGCTTCGGTGGCGTGCTTGGTTTTGTCGGCATCATCCTCGCGCTGGGCACGATGCTCGGCAAGATGATGGCCGAGTCGGGCGGGGCCGATCAGATCGCCCAGACCCTGATCCGCGCCTTCGGCAAGGACAAGGTGCAGTGGGCCATGATGTTCGCTGCGTTCCTGGTGGGCATCCCGCTGTTCTTCGAGATCGGCTTCGTGTTGCTGATCCCGCTGGTGTTCATCGTGGCGCGCCGCACCGGCGTGTCGATCATCAAGATCGGTATCCCGCTGCTGGCCGGCCTTTCCGCCGTCCACGGCCTGGTGCCACCGCACCCGGGCCCGCTGCTGGCGATCGGCATCTTTGGCGCTGACATCGGCAAGACCATTCTCTATGGCCTGATCGTCGCGCTGCCGACCGCCATCATTGCCGGGCCGATCTTCGGTACCTTCATTGCCAAGCACATCCCCGGTCATCCGAACCAGGAACTGGTGGATCAACTGGCGCGCGAGACGAACGCCGCCGAGCTGCCAAGCTTCAGCATCACCTTGATCACCGTGTTGTCGCCGGTGTTCCTGATGTTGCTCAAGACCTTCGCTGACGTGGCGCTGCCGGACGGCAACCTGTTCCGCGTCTGGATGGACATGATTGGCCACCCGATCTCGGCGTTGCTGCTGGCGTTGCTGCTGTCGTTGTACACCTTCGGCTACAAGCAGGGCATCGGCTCCAGCCAGATGCTCAAATGGCTGGACGCAAGCCTGGCTCCGACGGCCGCGATCATCCTGATCATCGGTGCCGGTGGCGGCTTCAAGCAGATGCTCGTGACCAGCGGCGTGGGCGATGTGATCGGCCATATGGCGGTCAGCGCGCAGATCTCGCCGATCCTGCTGGCCTGGCTGGTGGCGGCGGTGATTCGAATTGCGACGGGTTCGGCGACGGTGGCAACCATTACCGGTGCCGGGATCGTCGTGCCGGTGGTGGGGATGATGCCGGGTGTGAACCGTGAGCTGCTGGTGCTGGCGACCGGTGCCGGCTCGTTGATCCTGTCTCACGTCAACGACGCAGGCTTCTGGCTCGTCAAGCAGTACTTCAATATGACCGTGGCCGAAACCTTCAAGACCTGGACCGCGATGGAAACCATCCTGTCCGTGGTGGCGCTGATCTTTATCCTGCTGTTGTCGCTGGTGATCTAA
- a CDS encoding CsbD family protein has translation MGSTSDKVKGVANEAVGNIKQGVGKATDNDRMRAEGVVQEKKGEAQQTVGKAKDAVKKGVNEA, from the coding sequence ATGGGTAGCACGAGCGATAAAGTGAAGGGCGTTGCCAACGAAGCCGTCGGCAACATCAAGCAAGGCGTCGGCAAGGCCACAGACAATGACCGTATGCGCGCCGAGGGCGTGGTCCAGGAGAAAAAAGGTGAGGCCCAGCAAACCGTGGGCAAGGCCAAGGATGCGGTCAAGAAAGGCGTTAACGAGGCGTAA
- a CDS encoding GNAT family N-acetyltransferase, with product MPQIHYTQLEEPLWPLMNKFYRAHQSSMKAVRDAQLWVARRDEIIAALCLRPVSGGHWLTGLFVDPAYRAQGIAARLIREAVNGMDEPVWLFCHPDLRGFYERRGFRFNPELPYAMAERLSRYARSKPMIAMGLEPAKP from the coding sequence ATGCCACAAATCCATTACACACAGCTCGAAGAACCGCTGTGGCCGCTGATGAACAAGTTCTATCGTGCCCACCAATCTTCGATGAAAGCCGTGCGTGACGCGCAGCTCTGGGTGGCGCGCCGCGATGAGATCATCGCGGCGTTGTGCCTGCGACCGGTGTCTGGTGGGCATTGGCTGACGGGGTTGTTCGTTGACCCGGCGTACCGCGCGCAGGGCATCGCGGCGCGGTTGATCAGAGAGGCGGTGAACGGCATGGACGAGCCAGTGTGGTTATTCTGCCATCCGGATCTGCGCGGCTTTTATGAGCGGCGCGGGTTCCGCTTCAACCCCGAACTGCCTTACGCAATGGCTGAGCGTTTGAGCCGATACGCGCGCAGCAAGCCGATGATTGCAATGGGGTTGGAACCTGCAAAACCCTGA